A region of the Kribbella sp. NBC_01245 genome:
AATGGCTCGCCGGGTACCGGCGCTACTGGGCGGAGTCCTTCGAGCGCCTCGACGATCTGCTGGACGAACTACAGGAAGGCAAGTCATGAGCGACATCGCCGACCGCTACCGCACCCGTGCGGACAACTTCGCGGCCGTGATCGCCGCGGTGCGCCCGGACCAGTGGCGCAACCAATCCCCTTGCGCCGACTGGAAAGCCGTCGACGTGGTCCGGCACATCGTGGACATGCACGAAGTGATGCTGCAGCCGCTGGGCCGGTCGCTGTCCCCCGCGCCGCCGGTCGACGACGACCCGATGGGCGCCTTCAACGCCGCCCGCGCGGACATCGAGGAAGTGCTCGCCGATCCCGAGGCGGCGCGCGCCGAGGCGCAGACCCCGATGGGAAAGATGCCGGTGGAGGTGCACATCGACGGTGTGGTCAGCGCCGACATGGTGCTGCACGGATGGGATCTGGCCAAGGCCACCGGGCAGGAGTACACGATCCCGCCGGAGGAGATCGAGCGCGCCGCGGCCATGGAAGGTGCCATACCGGACGAACTGCTGCGGCCCATCGCGTTCGGGCCCCGGGTGGCCGTCCCGGACGACGCGACACCGCAGGACAAGCTGCTCGCGTTCATCGGCCGAGATCCGAACTGGAGGCCCGCGTGAACACCTTGGACGTCGTCGCATCAGGTGAGCGGGAGATCGTCATCACCCGCGAGTTCGCCGCGCCACGCGAGCTGGTGTTCGACGCGCTGACCAAACCGGAACTGCTGATGCGCTGGCACGGCGCCCGCGGCTGGAACCTCGTCGAATGCGAGATCGACCTGCGCGAGGGCGGCTCCTGGCGGCATGTTTCCCATGGCCCGGACGGTCAGACCATGGCCATGAGCGGCGTCTACCGCGTGATCGTCGTACCGGAACGCCTTGTCACCACACAACTTCACGAGTGCGAGGACACCGAGGGCAAGGAACACCTCGTCACCACCACACTGTCCGAAAAGGACGGTCGAACTCTGTTGCGTTCCGTCACGCTCTACCCGACGCGCGAGATCCGCGACGCCGTGGCCCGTTCCGAGATGCGCCGCGGCACCGCCGAGAGTTATGTGATGCTCGACGAGCTTCTGGCGAATCGGGGGTAAGGCCGAGATTCGTCCTCTAGGTTGACGGCATGGATGACAGTTCCAGGGAAGTCGGGGCATTCGGGTGGCGTGTTGTCACCGACGACAAGCACGCAACCGTGCACGACGAGACCGGAGCGGTCCAGGCGCGCATCGAACGGACGAAGACGACGACCTTCACCGGATTCCAGGCGGGATGGGTCGAGCAGGGCGCGACCACACCGATGCACCTCCCGGACGGAACCGTGTCGATCGTCAACGGGATGAAGGCCGCGATGCGCCGATCGAAGCACAACGGGCACGCGGTCGTGCGTGGCCGGCGGTACGAATTCGTACACGAGTCAGGACGCCGGTCCGGGCTGCTGCGCGACGGCCGGCGGATCGCCGACCTGCGGCGTACCGGGTTCCGGACGATCAAACCGGTCGCGGTCACGGTCCGATCCGAGATCGACCGGACCGACCAGCTCATGATCGTGGTGGCCCAGCAGTGCATCCGGGCCGGCCGTGACGGCGCCATCTCCGCCGTCTTGGACGCCGCAGCCACAACGCGAATGCACGCCTACATTGTCGTGTCGCTCCTCACCGGAGCCCGCACAGAAGAGATGCGGGCGCCTACCTGGGATCGGGTTGACCTCAAGGGCGCACCGCACGCCGATCCGCCTCGGCCGTCATCGATTGATGTCTGGCATTCAGTCCGCGATGGCCGCGACACGAAGACGACGAAATCGCGCCGGACACTGCGCCTCGTAGCGCGCTGTGTGGAGGTCCTGACCGAGCACGCGGCACAGCAGGAGATCGACCGAGCAATTTGCCGGTAAGAAGTGGCAGCATCACGACCTGGTCTTCGCCACCGGCGTCGGCACCGACCTGGACGCGGCCAACGTCCGGCGGGAGTTCCGACGAGTAGTTGCCCTGACTCCGGGGGTTGAACAGCAAGGACTGGACGCCGCGCGAGCTGCGGCACAGCTTCGTCTCGTTGCTCAGTGCTCACGGGGTCGGCATCGAGATCTCGCTCCTGGTCGGCCACAAGAGCACTCAGGTCACCGAGGTCGTCTACCGCCACGAGCTGCGTCCGGTGCTCACTGAAAGAGCGGATGCGATGGACCAGGTACTGCCCCGGGAACGGTAGTCACTCCAACCTTGCGCCCTGCCTGCACAAACTCGACTTCAGTTGGCATGGGTGGGGAGGCAAATCGAGAGGCAACCGCAGTGCACCTTGGTGGATAACCCTGGACGTCAACGGACGGGTTTCAAGTTGCACGTCGGCTGTGACCACGGGCCGGAAATCCATGGCATGGAAGAGGTCAGGGGTTCGAATTCCCTAAGCTCCACCGGAGGTCAGAGGCCCTTTCCCGGGTAGGGAAAGGGCCTCTTTCATGACCTGAGCGAAAGGAGCAACGCGATATGACGATCCTTGAACAACTGGCCACCACCGATGAGGCCTACATCGCCGACATGATCGAGGCTCGGCGCAAGTCGGCGCCTGAGCGTGAGGGACCTGACGGCACACTGGTGGGGTGGAACAACAAGTCAAGCTGGGACAACTGGGCCCAGAAGCCAAAACCATTCAAGAAGAAGACGGTCTACTTCCGTAAGAAGAACTAGTCGGCGTTCCTAGTCATCCTGATGATCGGGTATCGATGGAGTTAGAAAAGTACGGACTCGCGCAGGTGCTGAAGCCACATATCGACGAGGCCGAATTGCGCCAAATCGACAGCCTGGAAGGCGACGGATCGCTGGCAGACTTCGACTACGCAGACAGGGCTGTTCGCCATCTGGTGGTGACGGAACGGACCTTGGTGGGCGGTCGACTGTCGAAGATCGACGCTGAGCGCGTGACCTTCGATCGCGTCGCGCTCCAGTCTGTGCTGATCGAACAATGTGTGTTGGCGTCGAGCGATTGGATGGACTGCACTCTGTCCCGCGTGGTGTTCCGCAACTGCAAGATCCTGGGTGCCAACTTCATCGAGAACAAGTGGGCCAGCGTCGTCTTTCAGAGTTGTCGACTCGAGTACACAACCTTTGACTCAGTACAGGCGACTGCCCCGATAGTCTTCATCGATACCCGACTCAAGGACGTTACCTTCCGGGGGTCGGAGTTCCCCGCAGGTCACATGTCACGCTGCACGTTGCAGAACGTTGAGTTCGACGGCGGCATCTATACAGGGTTCGACTTCCGCGGCAACGATCTGTCCACCATCCGCGGAGCCGGCAACTTGAACGGCATTTTGGTCACCCCTGTACAGCGACAAGAGCTTGCCGAGGCTCTCGTGTCGGAACTCGACCTGCGCTATCCCGACAGGAACGGTCAGTGACCGACGACGGGCGGCGGCGGCGCGCCTGGATGGAAGGCCACCTGGACTGGGCGGCACAAGAGTTCGGCGTCGAGCGAGTGGGCACACCAGTTCATATCGCGCTTCCACTCGGTTGGTTGCCACGTCACAGATGCAGGCGAGGACGCTTGGCTGCGTGTGGTGTACGACGACCCCGAATGGGGCGACGGCGACTACCTTGACCGCAACGTAGCGGCCAACGAGATCCACGGCGTCCCGAAGCCTACGGTCAAACGGTGGAGTGAGTGGAAGGACAACGGCCGCAGGATTCGCGGCGAGGTCAGCACCTTTGTTGCCGATGCAGCCATCTCCTCCGGCATGACTCCCACTGCGGAACCGCCACTGTCCGAGCAATGGCTTAACGACCTTGACCAGGCCTTACAGGCGCTGTCTACGCACCCTGTTCCTGATGGCGGGATGGACGCGGGTTACGTGAACGACGGCATCA
Encoded here:
- a CDS encoding TIGR03086 family metal-binding protein; the protein is MSDIADRYRTRADNFAAVIAAVRPDQWRNQSPCADWKAVDVVRHIVDMHEVMLQPLGRSLSPAPPVDDDPMGAFNAARADIEEVLADPEAARAEAQTPMGKMPVEVHIDGVVSADMVLHGWDLAKATGQEYTIPPEEIERAAAMEGAIPDELLRPIAFGPRVAVPDDATPQDKLLAFIGRDPNWRPA
- a CDS encoding pentapeptide repeat-containing protein translates to MELEKYGLAQVLKPHIDEAELRQIDSLEGDGSLADFDYADRAVRHLVVTERTLVGGRLSKIDAERVTFDRVALQSVLIEQCVLASSDWMDCTLSRVVFRNCKILGANFIENKWASVVFQSCRLEYTTFDSVQATAPIVFIDTRLKDVTFRGSEFPAGHMSRCTLQNVEFDGGIYTGFDFRGNDLSTIRGAGNLNGILVTPVQRQELAEALVSELDLRYPDRNGQ
- a CDS encoding SRPBCC family protein, translated to MNTLDVVASGEREIVITREFAAPRELVFDALTKPELLMRWHGARGWNLVECEIDLREGGSWRHVSHGPDGQTMAMSGVYRVIVVPERLVTTQLHECEDTEGKEHLVTTTLSEKDGRTLLRSVTLYPTREIRDAVARSEMRRGTAESYVMLDELLANRG